A genomic stretch from Falco naumanni isolate bFalNau1 chromosome 6, bFalNau1.pat, whole genome shotgun sequence includes:
- the LOC121090699 gene encoding cGMP-dependent protein kinase 1-like, translating into MDEKLRDLRLREERTFLQSMAWEDVMEQPPSRRDSRALAIIPEPLASDAAPNSPKSHRDLSLIAEAVGRSEFLRRLGEGCPEALAQSFTTVRHGPGDTVLAEDTEGTAMYIVAEGHLSVSQRGRQLRTLGPGDVFGELAILYHCKRTATVRALSPVRLWAIDRQRYRAIATSNAKQRRVELLGSLRMVHWLQDLSDSHLCKLLDAMEECTFPPGHIIIHEGDEGENFYIILRGEVRVSQQAGGGQRLIRVLGAGQHFGELSLLRNSRRTASCQAQGHVTCVTMAKEDFLEISPFCPQLLLEPNTTEPEVPAPEDPGKELGSPSLWQPPTPARLEDLVAVRYKEGQWQGQHIILGTGGFGRVELVQYRERLFALKRIRKDWVVRTQQQEHVRTERRVLAGSRSPFIVGFFGTFRDRQYIYLLLEFCQGGELWTKLREMRCFEEPLAVFCCACVVEGLEYLHGRGIIYRDLKPENLMLDQRGYIKLVDFGFAKELGRGEKTYSFCGTPEYLAPEMLRQEGHDFAVDFWMLGILAFELLVGRPPFHSADPQQIYSRILDGIFSFPAFLSEAACSLISKLCRRRPGQRLGNTASGIRGIKKHRWFGALKWRKLALRQLEAPTRQLIKEGPPYANFKRFSTDWTPAEDEFSGWDEDF; encoded by the exons ATGGATGAGAAGCTGCGGGACCTGCGGCTGCGGGAGGAGAGGACCTTCCTGCAGAGCATGGCGTGGGAGGATGTGAtggagcagccccccagccgGCGGGACAGCCGGGCTCTGGCCATCATCCCCGAGCCCCTTGCCAGTGATGCCGCACCCAACAGCCCCAAGTCGCACAG GGACCTCAGCCTGATCGCGGAGGCGGTGGGGCGCAGCGAGTTCCTGCGGCGCCTGGGCGAGGGCTGCCCTGAGGCACTGGCCCAGAGCTTCACCACTGTCCGGCATGGCCCTGGGGACACTGTGCTGGCTGAGGACACCGAAGGCACTGCCATGTACATTGTGGCAG AGGGGCATCTCAGTGTGAGCCAGCGGGGCCGGCAGCTCCGCACGCTGGGACCAGGTGACGTGTTTGGCGAGCTTGCCATCCTCTACCACTGCAAGCGCACGGCCACCGTGAGGG CTCTCAGCCCTGTGCGCCTCTGGGCCATCGACAGGCAGCGGTACCGGGCCATCGCCACCAGCAATGCCAAGCAGAGACGAGTGGAGCTCCTGGGGTCCCTGCGGAT GGTGCACTGGCTGCAGGACCTCTCCGACAGCCACCTCTGCAAGCTGCTGGATGCCATGGAGGAG TGCACCTTCCCGCCCGGCCACATCATTATCCACGAAGGAGATGAGGGGGAGAACTTCTACATCATCCTGAGGGGTGAG GTGCGGGTCAGCCAGCAGGcaggcggggggcagcggctcATCCGTGTCCTGGGCGCTGGGCAGCACTTCGGGGAGCTCTCCCTGCTGCG GAACAGCCGCCGCACAGCCTCATGCCAGGCCCAGGGACATGTCACCTGTGTCACCATGGCCAAAGA AGACTTCCTCGAGATCAGCCCCTTctgcccccagctgctcctAGAGCC GAACACGACTGAGCCAGAAGTACCGGCCCCAGAGGATCCTGGAAA GGAATTGGGGTCTCCAAGCCTGTGGCAGCCCCCAACACCAGCGCGACTGGAGGACCTGGTGGCTGTGCGCTACAAGGAGGGGCAGTGGCAGGGCCAGCACATCATCCTGGGCACTGGTGGCTTTGGCAGGGTTGAGCTG GTCCAGTACCGGGAGCGGCTCTTTGCACTGAAGCGGATCCGCAAGGACTGGGTGGTGCggacacagcagcaggagcatgTCCGCACGGAGCGGcgggtgctggcaggcagccgCAGCCCCTTCATCGTGGG TTTTTTTGGCACCTTCCGGGACAGGCAGTACATCTACCTGCTGCTGGAGTTCTGCCAGGGCGGTGAGCTGTGGACCAAGCTGCGTGAGAT GCGCTGCTTTGAGGAGCCGTTGGCTGTGTTCTGCTGCGCCTGTGTTGTTGAGGGTCTTGAGTACCTGCACGGCCGTGGCATCATCTACCGTGACCTGAAGCCTGAGAACCTCATGCTGGACCAGCGTGGCTACATCAAGCTG GTCGACTTTGGCTTTGCCAAGGAGCTGGGACGGGGGGAGAAAACCTACTCCTTCTGTGGGACCCCCGAGTACCTGGCTCCTGAGATGCTGCGCCAGGAGGGTCACGACTTCGCTGTTGACTTCTGGATGCTGGGCATCCTTGCCTTtgagctgctggtgggcag gcCCCCCTTCCACAGCGCTGACCCCCAGCAGATCTACAGCCGCATCCTGGATGGcatcttctccttccctgccttcctcagcgaggctgcctgctccctcaTCAGCAAGCTCTGCAG GCGCCGTCCGGGGCAGCGCCTAGGGAACACGGCCAGTGGCATCCGTGGCATCAAGAAGCACAG gTGGTTTGGGGCCCTGAAGTGGAGGAAGCTTGCGCTGCGGCAGCTGGAGGCACCCACCCGGCAGCTCATCAAGGAG ggaccGCCCTATGCCAACTTCAAGCGTTTCTCCACCGACTGGACACCAGCAGAGGATGAGTTCTCGGGCTGGGATGAGGATTTCTGA
- the EMILIN1 gene encoding LOW QUALITY PROTEIN: EMILIN-1 (The sequence of the model RefSeq protein was modified relative to this genomic sequence to represent the inferred CDS: deleted 1 base in 1 codon), translating to MAPWLWPCLLAAQALAANFPPRYSLYTGGGAPHGSVQATALQGPAATHGGARAASRHRNWCAYVVTRSVSCVVEDGVESFVKPDYQPCGWGQLQCPRVLAYRSFLRPRYKVSQRTVSELAWRCCQGYSGEDCTEGPGPASLLPTSRPRPRPSRPTLSGFGNPLSGLGGEGGVDAEKVRQLEEQVRQLSEQVEELRARQELPPEQPHRAAGGSPEGEQPADAAAPAEVREALSHVQRRLEELESRLHRQESGREGPVSVASGDPGTATALRELEQRLQETCAACAAGTEGLRRQAAEDRERMRALEKLVGSVDQRNREAVETVQRHISSLSSRLAPAAAPPDDLHRRLAELERRLEGLPSAVAGSGGQGPVLARRLAELEGRLNASWAGPWPPELDRWQSGLPARLANLSRAVEGLVVSGAQHGARLAELEGLLARCGWPCPAPPELTARGQDGQLGLLLQQLERRLQDTEGQLQALGASRVGLGGTLQGLRAEWGELRELLGAQGEALGQLAGRLGQLEAGGALAEELAELRNRTGLLEAKPGGPSPCPPPCSPLPPHELEQLRPGPTVPEAEAEVPLEGFSVFGGTSPSELRALRGELVAALLSLGGINSTVQELQDSLDQQDARQRELDAIIDRIVAELDQAAAVAAARQAESEERLEGLVRELVRTRGCPAGLEPRLAKLEGVCEQLEAVAGGLRGVREGLGRHVAGLWGAVRELNGTARAQDALLEKALQAQLPRRLSALNASLQHLRGELLHLSQRDLAGPPGPPGPVGPMGEIGPSGPPGPPGKDGEQGPLGPPGLPGERGTVGEPGSVPHIAFSATLSTQRTEPGTVPFDQVLLNDGGAYDPETGTFTAPVSGRYLVSAVLTGHKGEKLEAVLSRSNQGIARLDSAGFQPEGLEKEPVAALQPSPGTLGVFSLLLPLAAGETLCVDLVSGRLAHAPDEPLTVFSGALLYDTEEP from the exons ATGGCCCCCTGGCTCTGGCCGTGCCTGCTGGCCGCCCAGGCCCTGGCTGCCAACTTCCCCCCCAGGTACAGCCTCTACACCGGGGGGGGCGCGCCCCACGGCTCCGTCCAGGCCACGGCCCTGCAGGGCCCAGCTGCGACCCACGGCGGTGCCCGGGCCGCCAGCCGGCACAG GAATTGGTGTGCCTACGTGGTGACGCGCAGCGTGAGCTGCGTGGTGGAGGATGGCGTCGAGAGCTTCGTGAAGCCGGACTACCAGCCCTgtggctgggggcagctccAGTGCCCCCGCGTCCTGGC GTACCGCAGCTTCCTGCGGCCCCGCTACAAGGTGTCCCAGAGGACAGTGTCGGAGCTGGCCTGGCGCTGCTGCCAGGGCTACTCGGGCGAGGACTGCActgaggggccggggccggcatccctgctgcccaccagtCGTCCCCGACCCCGGCCCAGCCGCCCCACGCTTTCTGGCTTCGGCAACCCCCTCAGTGGCCTGGGGGGCGAAG GTGGTGTGGATGCGGAGAAGGTGcggcagctggaggagcaggtgCGGCAGCTGAGCGAGCAGGTGGAGGAACTGCGGGCCAGGCAGGAGCTACCGCCGGAGCAGCCACACCGGGCAGCGGGTGGCAGTCCCGAGGGCGAGCAGCCGGCTGATGCAGCCGCCCCAGCTGAAGTGCGGGAGGCCCTGAGCCATGTCCAGCGgcggctggaggagctggagagccGCCTGCATCGCCAGGAGAGCGGCCGGGAGGGTCCAGTGTCGGTGGCATCAGGGGACCCGGGGACAGCCACGGCACTGCGTGAGCTGGAGCAACGGCTGCAGGAGACCTGCGCTGCCTGCGCAGCCGGCACTGAGGGGCTGCGGCGGCAGGCAGCGGAGGACCGGGAGCGCATGCGGGCGCTGGAGAAGCTGGTGGGCTCAGTGGACCAGCGCAACCGGGAGGCGGTGGAGACGGTGCAGCGGCACATCAGCAGCCTGAGCAGCCGCCTGGCACCCGCTGCTGCCCCACCAGACGATCTGCACCGGCGCCTGGCCGAGCTGGAGCGGCGCCTGGAGGGGCTGCCCTCAGCCGTAGCGGGGTCTGGCGGGCAGGGACCAGTGCTGGCCCGGCGGCTGGCAGAACTGGAGGGGCGACTGAATGCCTCGTGGGCTGGCCCATGGCCCCCTGAGCTGGACAGGTGGCAGAGCGGGCTGCCGGCACGCCTGGCCAACCTGAGCCGGGCGGTAGAAGGGCTGGTGGTGAGCGGGGCACAGCACGGTGCCCGCCTGGCTGagctggaggggctgctggcCCGCTGCGGCTGGCCCTGCCCGGCACCCCCAGAGCTGACAGCGCGTGGCCAGGATGGGCAGCTCGGCCTCCTCCTCCAACAGCTGGAGCGGCGGCTGCAGGACACTGAGGGGCAGCTCCAGGCCCTGGGGGCCAGCAGGGTTGGGCTGGGCGGGACTCtgcaggggctgcgggcagaGTGGGGGGAGCtgcgggagctgctgggggcacagggggagGCACTGGGGCAGCTGGCGGGgcggctggggcagctggaggcagggggggccctggcagaggagctggcagagctccGCAACCGGACGGGGCTGCTGGAGGCCAAGCCGGGGGGGCCaagcccctgccccccaccctgctccccactg ccGCCCCatgagctggagcagctgcgG CCTGGCCCCACCGTGCCAGAGGCGGAAGCAGAGGTGCCACTGGAGGGGTTCAGTGTCTTCGGGGGCACCTCACCCTCGGAGCTGCGAGCGCTGCGGGGTGAGCTGGTGGCAGCACTGCTTTCCCTCGGTGGGATCAACAGCAcagtgcaggagctgcaggattCTCTGGACCAGCAGGATGCCCGGCAGCGTGAGCTGGACGCCATCATTGACCGCATCGTGGCTGAGCTGGACCAGGCAGCGGCGGTGGCAGCAGCACGGCAGGCCGAGAGCGAGGAACGGCTGGAAGGGCTGGTGCGGGAGCTGGTGCGGaccaggggctgcccagccgGCCTGGAACCACGGCTGGCCAAGCTGGAGGGAGTCTGCgagcagctggaggctgtggcgggcgggctgcggggcgTCCGTGAGGGTCTGGGCCGGCACGTAGCAGGGCTATGGGGTGCAGTGCGGGAGCTGAACGGCACGGCCCGTGCCCAGGACGCGCTGCTGGAGAAGGCGCTGCAGGCCCAGCTCCCACGTCGGCTCAGTGCCCTCAAcgccagcctgcagcacctgcGCGGGGAGCTGCTCCACCTGAGCCAGAGGGACCTCGCTG GCCCCCCTGGCCCCCCTGGACCCGTTGGCCCCATGGGTGAGATCGGCCCCTccggcccccccgggccccctGGCAAAGATGGCGAACAAGGCCCCCTGGGCCCCCCCG GGCTGCCAGGAGAGAGAG GCACAGTAGGGGAGCCGGGCTCTGTGCCCCACATCGCCTTCTCGGCCACCCTGAGCACCCAGCGCACGGAGCCAGGTACCGTCCCCTTCGACCAGGTTCTGCTCAACGACGGCGGTGCCTATGACCCCGAGACGG GCACCTTCACGGCACCAGTGAGTGGGCGATACCTGGTGAGCGCAGTGCTGACAGGGCACAAAGGGGAGAAGCTGGAGGCTGTGCTGTCGCGCTCCAACCAGGGCATCGCCCGCCTGGACTCGGCCGGGTTCCAGCCCGAGGGGCTGGAGAAGGAGCCGGTGGCCGcgctgcagcccagccccgggACACTCGGGGTCTTCAGCCTCCTGCTGCCGTTGGCTGCCGGCGAGACACTCTGCGTGGACCTGGTGTCAGGGCGCCTGGCCCACGCGCCTGACGAGCCCCTCACCGTCTTCAGTGGGGCCCTGCTGTACGACACCGAGGAGCCCTAG